Proteins encoded by one window of Kribbella italica:
- a CDS encoding PspA/IM30 family protein, giving the protein MSIFRRMSTIFKAKANTALDKAEDPRETLDYSYQKQLELLQKVRRGVADVATSRKRVELQASQLQAQSSKLQEQAQKALSMNREDLAREALTRKSGLQGQIDDLTAQHAQLQGEEEKLTLASQRLQAKVESFRTKKETIKATYTAAEAQTRINEAFSGISEEMSDVGLAVQRAEDKTQQMQARAGAIDELLASGALDDASGTSKDSITLELERMSTGSDVESELAALKAQVGGTEAPKQLSQDAPGGAQPAQQPAQQAEPVRPQDGDVR; this is encoded by the coding sequence ATGAGCATCTTCAGGCGGATGTCGACGATCTTCAAGGCCAAGGCGAACACCGCCTTGGACAAGGCCGAGGATCCTCGCGAAACTCTTGACTACTCGTATCAGAAGCAGCTCGAACTGCTGCAGAAGGTACGCCGTGGTGTGGCCGACGTGGCCACCAGCCGGAAGCGGGTGGAGCTGCAGGCTTCGCAGCTGCAGGCCCAGTCGTCCAAGCTGCAGGAACAGGCGCAGAAGGCGCTCTCGATGAACCGGGAGGACCTCGCCCGCGAGGCCCTGACCCGCAAGTCGGGCCTGCAGGGCCAGATCGACGATCTGACCGCCCAGCACGCCCAGCTCCAGGGCGAGGAGGAGAAGCTCACCCTCGCCTCGCAGCGGCTGCAGGCCAAGGTCGAGTCCTTCCGCACCAAGAAGGAGACCATCAAGGCCACCTACACCGCGGCCGAGGCGCAGACCCGGATCAACGAGGCCTTCTCCGGCATCTCCGAGGAGATGAGCGACGTCGGTCTGGCGGTCCAGCGGGCCGAGGACAAGACCCAGCAGATGCAGGCCCGCGCGGGCGCGATCGACGAGCTGCTGGCCTCCGGCGCGCTCGACGACGCCTCCGGCACCAGCAAGGACAGCATCACCCTCGAGCTCGAGCGGATGTCGACCGGCTCGGACGTCGAGAGCGAGCTGGCCGCGCTGAAGGCGCAGGTCGGTGGCACCGAGGCGCCCAAGCAGCTGTCCCAGGACGCCCCCGGTGGGGCACAGCCGGCTCAGCAGCCGGCCCAGCAGGCCGAGCCGGTTCGACCGCAGGACGGAGACGTTCGATGA
- the pspAA gene encoding PspA-associated protein PspAA, giving the protein MIVRIMGEGQYRLADEKLDQLNSVDGDLEKAVSAGDEDAFKTAFAALLAFVRNGDRVPDDELHDSDAILPPGDSTLAEMRELISGDGLIAG; this is encoded by the coding sequence ATGATCGTTCGCATCATGGGCGAGGGGCAGTACCGGCTCGCCGACGAGAAGCTGGACCAGCTGAACTCGGTCGACGGCGATCTCGAGAAGGCCGTCTCGGCCGGCGACGAGGACGCTTTCAAGACCGCCTTCGCCGCGCTGCTGGCGTTCGTCCGCAACGGCGACCGGGTGCCGGACGACGAGCTGCACGACTCCGACGCGATCCTGCCGCCGGGTGACAGCACGCTGGCCGAGATGCGGGAGCTGATCAGCGGCGACGGCCTGATCGCCGGCTGA
- a CDS encoding MGH1-like glycoside hydrolase domain-containing protein, producing the protein MRPSLEGPPVLSNLYDAALRNLLDVNVTAAGFVRAGGGYDDPWTRDAAINCWNAASLLAPDVARATLLKVCDSGRGVVAQDNQWWDQIIWVIGAWQHVAVTGDTAFAATAYEIGRASLAILDRERFDPATGLYAGPALMQDGISGLPSYEEVQSSDEQGGSFVLDYPGTAELRCLSTNAVYVRALRCLALLGDEPLFDRRADVLAEAINLHLWDASAGLYGYYLGPDGLDRHQETAGLALAIDFGIAGPSRTRQILAAAHREPYGMVNVWPHFPRYDAARPGRHNAICWPMVMGLWGAAAASAGDAQAFGQTLDDLSQLFHGSGDELFELYNATTGAVDGGWQVGRHWESLPHQTWSATAYLRLIHESLFGLHFTPSGITISPVVPEGLGDLHLTGLPYRSATLDLTLTGSGTHSQVLLDGRPTTAVPADLTGHHTLTIEVS; encoded by the coding sequence ATGCGACCGTCGCTGGAGGGCCCGCCGGTCCTGAGTAACCTGTACGACGCCGCGCTGCGCAACCTGCTCGACGTCAACGTCACCGCCGCCGGGTTCGTCCGGGCCGGCGGGGGCTACGACGACCCGTGGACCCGCGACGCGGCGATCAACTGCTGGAACGCCGCCAGCCTGCTCGCGCCCGACGTGGCCCGGGCGACGCTGCTGAAGGTCTGCGACTCCGGCCGCGGGGTGGTGGCGCAGGACAACCAGTGGTGGGACCAGATCATCTGGGTGATCGGCGCGTGGCAGCACGTAGCGGTCACCGGCGACACCGCGTTCGCCGCGACGGCGTACGAGATCGGCCGGGCGTCGCTCGCGATCCTCGACCGGGAGCGCTTCGACCCCGCGACCGGCCTGTACGCCGGGCCGGCGCTGATGCAGGACGGGATCAGCGGGCTTCCGTCGTACGAGGAGGTGCAGTCGTCGGACGAGCAAGGGGGGTCGTTCGTGCTCGACTACCCGGGCACGGCGGAGCTGCGGTGCCTGTCGACCAACGCGGTGTACGTCCGGGCGCTGCGCTGCCTGGCGCTGCTGGGCGACGAGCCGCTGTTCGACCGCCGGGCCGACGTACTGGCCGAGGCGATCAACCTGCACCTCTGGGACGCCTCCGCCGGGCTGTACGGGTATTACCTGGGTCCGGACGGGCTCGACCGCCACCAGGAGACCGCCGGACTGGCCCTGGCCATCGACTTCGGCATCGCCGGGCCTTCCCGCACCCGTCAGATCCTCGCGGCCGCGCACCGCGAGCCGTACGGGATGGTCAACGTCTGGCCCCACTTCCCCCGGTACGACGCCGCCCGCCCCGGCCGGCACAACGCGATCTGCTGGCCGATGGTCATGGGCCTGTGGGGCGCGGCCGCCGCCTCAGCCGGTGATGCCCAGGCCTTCGGCCAGACCCTCGACGACCTGTCCCAGCTCTTCCACGGCTCCGGCGACGAGCTCTTCGAGCTCTACAACGCCACCACCGGCGCAGTCGACGGCGGCTGGCAGGTCGGCCGCCACTGGGAGTCCCTCCCCCACCAGACCTGGTCGGCCACCGCGTACCTCCGCCTGATCCACGAGTCCCTCTTCGGCCTCCACTTCACCCCGTCCGGCATCACCATCTCCCCAGTGGTCCCCGAGGGCCTGGGCGACCTCCACTTGACAGGCCTCCCCTACCGCTCCGCCACCCTCGACCTCACCCTCACGGGCTCCGGCACCCACTCCCAGGTCCTGCTCGACGGCCGGCCAACCACCGCCGTACCGGCTGACCTGACCGGCCACCACACGCTGACAATCGAGGTCAGTTGA
- a CDS encoding aldo/keto reductase family protein — MDFRYLGNSGLKVSEISYGNWLTHGSQVENEQAKACVKAALEAGITTFDTADTYANTAAETVLGEALEGQRRESLEILTKVYWPTGPGGPNDVGLSRKHIHESVNASLKRLKTDYVDVYQAHRFDTETPLEETMEAFADVVRQGKALYIGTSEWTADQLREGHRLARELRVPLISNQPRYNMLWRVIEAEVVPASEELGIGQVVFSPIAQGVLTGKYKAGQQPPEGSRATDAKGGANMIGRWLKDDVLNRVQELQPIADEVGLSLSQLAVVWVLQNQNVSSAIIGASRPEQVIENVKASGVKLEDALLKRIDEVLGSAIESDPAKTAQDAPQTRPGS; from the coding sequence ATGGACTTTCGGTATCTCGGAAACAGTGGACTGAAGGTCAGCGAGATCTCCTACGGGAACTGGCTGACCCACGGGTCGCAGGTGGAGAACGAGCAGGCCAAGGCCTGTGTGAAGGCGGCGCTCGAGGCCGGGATCACCACGTTCGACACCGCGGACACCTACGCGAACACCGCGGCGGAGACCGTGCTCGGCGAGGCGCTGGAGGGGCAGCGGCGGGAGTCGCTGGAGATCCTCACCAAGGTGTACTGGCCGACCGGCCCGGGCGGACCGAACGACGTCGGCCTGTCCCGCAAGCACATCCACGAGTCGGTCAACGCGTCGCTCAAGCGGCTCAAGACCGACTACGTCGACGTCTACCAGGCGCACCGGTTCGACACCGAGACGCCGCTCGAGGAGACGATGGAGGCCTTCGCCGACGTCGTCCGCCAGGGCAAGGCGCTCTACATCGGTACGTCGGAGTGGACCGCCGACCAGCTCCGCGAGGGCCACCGGCTGGCCCGCGAGCTGCGCGTCCCGCTGATCTCCAACCAGCCGCGGTACAACATGCTCTGGCGCGTCATCGAGGCCGAGGTCGTCCCGGCCTCGGAGGAGCTCGGCATCGGCCAGGTCGTGTTCTCCCCGATCGCGCAGGGTGTGCTGACCGGCAAGTACAAGGCGGGCCAGCAGCCGCCGGAGGGTTCGCGCGCGACCGATGCCAAGGGCGGCGCGAACATGATCGGCCGCTGGCTCAAGGACGACGTGCTCAACCGCGTCCAGGAGCTGCAGCCGATCGCCGACGAGGTCGGGCTGAGCCTGTCCCAGCTGGCCGTCGTCTGGGTCCTGCAGAACCAGAACGTCTCCTCGGCGATCATCGGCGCGTCCCGCCCCGAGCAGGTCATCGAGAACGTCAAGGCGTCCGGCGTGAAGCTCGAGGACGCGCTGCTGAAGCGGATCGACGAGGTGCTCGGCTCCGCGATCGAGAGCGACCCGGCCAAGACCGCGCAGGACGCGCCGCAGACCCGGCCGGGCTCGTGA
- a CDS encoding exopolysaccharide biosynthesis polyprenyl glycosylphosphotransferase: MTDFVVSEGSSDPIDGRAAPFGDRRRPVWSIPAEVPAIVPLAARFTEARWVAKYRWAALGGDFAAALIGATAALVTRFGGQISPGYVILGAVLPLAWLACVALERGYETRYFGTGPEEFRSVLRATVALTAVVAVTSYATKSNVARGFVILAVPLTCLAAMVVRWMLHRAIANRRFVGRCMRRVLVVGHNGQVSTLKHHLEERPADGYVVVATCLPRGSAEEPGPDSNRLGRAEVDILAAVDLYDVDVVAVAADPELTGHSLRRLSWALEQRGVELIVSPGIVEVAGPRISIRPVAGLSLLHLERPSVSGGPHLLKNIFDRLVGGGLLLLASPLLLVTALLVRLTSRGPALFRQKRVGRAGVEFTMLKFRTMSVDAEARKADLHALDEGNGILFKLRDDPRVTRLGRHLRRFSVDELPQLVNVVRGEMSLVGPRPPLPAEVARYAIDDARRMLVKPGLTGLWQVSGRSDLTWEESMRLDLRYADNWSIALDLLILWKTARAVVGRDGAY; this comes from the coding sequence GTGACTGACTTTGTCGTGTCCGAAGGGTCGAGTGATCCGATCGACGGGCGGGCGGCGCCTTTTGGCGATCGTCGCCGGCCGGTCTGGTCGATACCGGCCGAAGTCCCGGCGATCGTGCCGCTGGCAGCGCGGTTCACGGAGGCGCGCTGGGTCGCGAAGTATCGCTGGGCCGCGCTGGGCGGCGATTTCGCCGCCGCGCTGATCGGGGCCACCGCCGCCCTGGTCACCCGGTTCGGTGGCCAGATCAGTCCGGGGTACGTGATCCTGGGCGCGGTGCTGCCGCTGGCCTGGCTGGCCTGCGTGGCGCTGGAACGGGGGTACGAGACCCGGTACTTCGGCACCGGTCCGGAGGAGTTCCGGTCGGTCCTGCGCGCCACGGTGGCGCTGACCGCCGTGGTCGCGGTCACGTCGTACGCGACCAAGAGCAACGTGGCCCGCGGTTTCGTCATCCTGGCGGTACCGCTGACGTGCCTGGCGGCGATGGTCGTGCGGTGGATGCTGCACCGGGCCATCGCCAACCGCCGCTTCGTCGGCCGGTGCATGCGGCGGGTCCTGGTGGTCGGGCACAACGGCCAGGTGTCGACGCTCAAGCACCATCTGGAGGAGCGGCCGGCCGACGGCTACGTGGTCGTCGCGACCTGCCTGCCTCGGGGCTCCGCCGAGGAACCCGGGCCGGACTCCAACCGGTTGGGACGCGCGGAGGTGGACATCCTCGCCGCGGTCGACCTGTACGACGTCGACGTGGTGGCGGTGGCCGCCGATCCGGAGCTGACCGGGCACTCGCTGCGCCGGCTGTCCTGGGCGCTCGAGCAGCGGGGAGTCGAGCTGATCGTGTCGCCCGGCATCGTCGAGGTCGCCGGACCGCGGATCTCGATCCGGCCGGTCGCCGGACTGTCGCTGCTGCACCTGGAGCGCCCTTCGGTCAGCGGCGGACCGCACCTGCTGAAGAACATCTTCGACCGGCTGGTCGGCGGCGGACTGTTGCTGCTGGCAAGCCCGCTGCTGCTGGTGACCGCGTTGCTGGTGCGGCTGACCAGCCGCGGCCCGGCGCTGTTCCGGCAGAAGCGGGTGGGCCGGGCCGGCGTCGAGTTCACCATGCTGAAGTTCCGGACCATGTCCGTCGACGCCGAGGCCCGCAAGGCCGACCTGCACGCCCTCGACGAGGGCAACGGGATCTTGTTCAAGCTGCGGGACGATCCGCGGGTGACCCGGCTCGGCCGGCACCTGCGCAGGTTCTCGGTGGACGAGCTGCCGCAGCTGGTGAACGTCGTGCGGGGAGAGATGTCGCTGGTCGGACCGAGGCCGCCGCTTCCGGCCGAGGTCGCGCGGTACGCCATCGACGACGCCCGGCGGATGCTCGTCAAGCCCGGACTGACGGGGCTGTGGCAGGTCAGCGGACGCAGCGACCTGACGTGGGAGGAGTCCATGCGACTCGACCTGCGCTACGCCGACAACTGGTCCATCGCCTTGGACCTGCTCATTTTGTGGAAGACCGCGCGGGCCGTCGTCGGCCGCGACGGCGCCTACTGA
- a CDS encoding DUF3043 domain-containing protein has protein sequence MFRRSKSETPSDPAAAEPQGKTGGKGRPTPTRREAEQARKAALKKPRNRKEASAYRREKMRAERAKMQDAMKTGDDRYLPAADKGPVRRFARDYVDARWSVMEFALPVLLVISLLGVVFSGVFTWLPGLVNLLFLVMIACIAADWFFLSSGLKRSIAKKFPNEGTRGIGFYAVRRTMQMRRWRLPKPMVARGEKPA, from the coding sequence GTGTTCCGTCGTAGCAAGTCCGAGACACCGTCCGACCCCGCCGCGGCGGAACCCCAGGGCAAGACCGGGGGCAAGGGCCGCCCGACCCCGACCCGGCGCGAGGCCGAGCAGGCCCGTAAGGCCGCGCTGAAGAAGCCGCGCAACCGCAAGGAGGCCTCGGCGTACCGGCGCGAGAAGATGCGCGCCGAGCGGGCCAAGATGCAGGACGCGATGAAGACCGGCGACGACCGGTACCTGCCGGCCGCCGACAAGGGCCCGGTCCGCCGGTTCGCCCGCGACTACGTCGACGCCCGCTGGTCGGTGATGGAGTTCGCGCTGCCGGTGCTGCTGGTGATCTCGTTGCTCGGCGTCGTCTTCTCGGGCGTGTTCACCTGGCTGCCGGGGCTGGTGAACCTGCTGTTCCTGGTGATGATCGCGTGCATCGCGGCCGACTGGTTCTTCCTGTCCAGCGGGCTGAAGCGGTCGATCGCGAAGAAGTTCCCGAACGAGGGCACCCGCGGGATCGGGTTCTACGCGGTCCGGCGGACCATGCAGATGCGGCGCTGGCGGCTGCCCAAGCCGATGGTCGCCCGCGGCGAGAAGCCGGCCTGA
- a CDS encoding SCO2322 family protein yields MTAHRTPRLVLSLLAGFLLAGTVTVSAAQAGGTTQTGGTAQVGTTTQTGATSQTSGAAHVGTTAQAGRTAPAGVSSTTEDGFRFWGYYQWTNGKWAFAQKGSDQVVPADGAVEGWRYALGGNTPRVPRATGDFEAICGATPAETGKKRVALIVDPGTPVDSESGVAPPPATGTCVVTDAKATGAKVLAATGPVRIEKGLTCGIEGYPATGCGTAVKNIKVPATDAPVTLEIGPAVGSAASPTPAPNPTNAAQPPTADEDEGGAPVTGIIVAAVVVLLLAGGGFVLARRRAQS; encoded by the coding sequence ATGACTGCACACCGGACCCCGCGCCTGGTCCTCAGCCTGCTGGCGGGTTTCCTGCTGGCGGGGACCGTCACCGTCAGCGCTGCCCAGGCCGGCGGCACCACGCAGACCGGCGGCACAGCCCAAGTCGGCACCACTACGCAGACCGGCGCCACCAGCCAGACCAGCGGCGCGGCTCACGTCGGCACCACCGCCCAGGCCGGCCGCACAGCCCCCGCAGGCGTCAGCTCGACCACCGAGGACGGCTTCCGGTTCTGGGGCTACTACCAGTGGACCAACGGCAAATGGGCGTTCGCGCAGAAGGGCTCCGACCAGGTCGTCCCGGCCGACGGCGCCGTCGAGGGCTGGCGGTACGCCCTCGGCGGCAACACCCCCCGCGTCCCCCGCGCGACCGGTGACTTCGAGGCGATCTGCGGCGCGACCCCCGCCGAGACCGGCAAGAAGCGCGTCGCCCTGATCGTCGACCCCGGCACGCCCGTCGACTCCGAGAGCGGCGTCGCCCCGCCGCCGGCGACCGGCACCTGTGTGGTGACCGACGCGAAGGCGACCGGCGCCAAGGTGCTGGCCGCGACCGGTCCGGTGCGGATCGAGAAGGGCCTGACCTGCGGCATCGAGGGCTACCCGGCGACCGGCTGCGGCACCGCGGTGAAGAACATCAAGGTCCCCGCGACCGACGCGCCGGTCACGCTGGAGATCGGTCCGGCCGTCGGCTCGGCCGCGTCCCCGACCCCCGCGCCGAACCCGACCAACGCCGCCCAGCCGCCGACCGCTGACGAGGACGAGGGCGGCGCTCCGGTGACCGGCATCATCGTCGCCGCGGTCGTCGTACTGCTGCTGGCCGGCGGTGGCTTCGTGCTGGCTCGCCGACGCGCGCAGAGCTGA